In one Salipiger abyssi genomic region, the following are encoded:
- a CDS encoding TldD/PmbA family protein: protein MTRPLDTLTDALLSAARKAGADAADALAVAGSATEIDVRNGTLEQAERSEGTDIGLRVFVGRRTAVVSASDTRDETLAAMAERAVAMAREAPEDPYAGLADPDQLARDWDADALEMCDPAPEPAPAALQEDACAAEAAALGVAGIGQVQAASAGYGRRQVHLATSNGFSGGYMRSSRSVSCVAIAGEGLAMERDYDGDGRTFQSDLRAPEEIGRSAAERALERLNPRKPKTGAYPVLFDERIAGALIGHLIAAANGAAVARGASWLRDALGQEVLPAELSLIEDPHRPRISGSRPFDAEGLPTQRRALVENGVLTGYTLDLANARKLDMAPTGNAARGTSGGPSPSTWNLELTQGSQSRADLIAEMGTGLIVTSMIGATINPNTGDYSRGAAGLWVENGVPAYAVSGVTIAGNLRDMLRRMTPANDARPWLSRVVPSLLVEGLTLAGE, encoded by the coding sequence ATGACCCGCCCCCTCGATACCTTGACCGATGCCCTCCTGTCCGCCGCCCGCAAGGCCGGCGCCGATGCTGCCGATGCGCTGGCGGTCGCTGGCAGCGCCACCGAAATCGACGTACGCAACGGCACGCTGGAACAGGCCGAGCGCTCGGAGGGCACCGATATCGGGCTGCGGGTCTTTGTCGGCAGGCGCACGGCGGTGGTTTCGGCCTCCGACACGCGCGACGAAACACTGGCGGCGATGGCCGAACGCGCCGTCGCCATGGCCCGCGAGGCGCCCGAAGATCCCTATGCCGGGCTCGCCGATCCGGACCAGCTTGCCCGCGACTGGGATGCCGACGCGCTCGAGATGTGCGACCCGGCGCCGGAGCCCGCCCCGGCGGCGCTTCAGGAGGATGCCTGCGCCGCCGAGGCCGCCGCGCTTGGCGTCGCGGGCATCGGGCAGGTGCAGGCGGCCAGCGCCGGCTACGGGCGGCGGCAGGTGCATCTGGCCACCAGCAACGGTTTTTCCGGCGGCTATATGCGCAGCTCGCGCTCGGTGTCCTGCGTCGCCATCGCCGGCGAAGGGCTGGCGATGGAACGCGATTACGACGGCGACGGGCGCACCTTCCAGAGCGACCTGCGCGCGCCCGAGGAAATCGGCCGCAGCGCTGCCGAGCGCGCGCTGGAGCGGCTGAACCCGCGCAAACCCAAGACCGGTGCCTATCCGGTGCTCTTCGATGAGCGCATCGCCGGCGCGCTGATCGGCCATCTGATCGCGGCGGCCAACGGCGCGGCGGTGGCGCGCGGCGCGTCCTGGCTGCGCGACGCCCTGGGGCAAGAGGTGCTGCCGGCGGAGCTGTCGCTGATCGAGGATCCACACCGCCCGCGCATCTCAGGCTCCCGCCCCTTCGATGCCGAAGGCCTGCCGACGCAGCGCCGCGCCCTCGTCGAGAACGGCGTGCTGACCGGCTATACGCTCGATCTGGCCAATGCCCGCAAGCTGGATATGGCGCCCACCGGCAATGCCGCGCGCGGCACCTCGGGCGGGCCTTCGCCCAGCACCTGGAATCTCGAGCTGACCCAGGGGTCGCAGAGCCGCGCGGACCTGATCGCCGAGATGGGCACCGGGTTGATCGTGACCTCGATGATCGGCGCCACGATCAACCCCAATACCGGCGATTATTCGCGCGGGGCGGCGGGGCTCTGGGTCGAGAACGGCGTGCCGGCCTATGCGGTCTCGGGTGTGACCATCGCCGGCAATCTGCGCGACATGCTGCGCCGGATGACGCCCGCGAACGACGCCCGGCCCTGGCTGTCGCGCGTGGTGCCCTCGCTGCTGGTGGAGGGGCTGACCCTTGCCGGAGAGTGA
- a CDS encoding phosphodiester glycosidase family protein: MRGWLAACALLLGALPALPARAVTCESVDYERNRYTLCTVDAEHEELRGFLNAPDGTPWGQFATLDASLRAEGETLVFAMNGGMYHEDRAPVGYYVEGGEEAMRVISNAGPGNFGLLPNGIFCIREDRADVIETRTFLRDRPECRYAQQSGPMLVVDGELHPRFLPDSTSRYMRNGVGTSEDGKRAVFAISESAVTFHEFASLFRDRLGLPQALFLDGNVSRLWAPEIGRRDIGRALGPILGVVAKTE, translated from the coding sequence GCTGGGCGCCCTGCCCGCGCTACCCGCCCGCGCCGTCACCTGCGAGAGCGTGGATTACGAGCGCAACCGCTACACGCTCTGCACCGTCGATGCCGAACACGAAGAACTGCGCGGCTTTCTGAACGCCCCCGACGGCACGCCCTGGGGACAGTTCGCCACGCTCGACGCATCGCTGCGCGCCGAGGGCGAGACGCTGGTCTTTGCCATGAATGGCGGCATGTATCACGAGGATCGCGCGCCGGTCGGCTATTATGTCGAGGGCGGCGAGGAGGCGATGCGCGTCATCTCCAACGCCGGCCCGGGCAATTTCGGGCTGCTGCCCAATGGCATCTTCTGCATCCGCGAGGACCGCGCCGACGTGATCGAGACGCGCACCTTTCTGCGCGACCGGCCCGAGTGCCGCTATGCGCAGCAATCGGGGCCGATGCTGGTGGTCGACGGCGAATTGCACCCGCGCTTCCTGCCCGACAGCACATCGCGCTATATGCGCAACGGCGTCGGCACCTCGGAAGACGGCAAGAGGGCCGTTTTCGCGATCTCCGAAAGCGCGGTGACCTTCCACGAATTCGCCTCGCTGTTCCGCGACAGGCTGGGCCTGCCGCAGGCGCTGTTTCTCGACGGCAATGTCTCGCGGCTCTGGGCGCCGGAGATCGGCCGCCGCGATATCGGGCGCGCGCTGGGGCCGATCCTCGGCGTGGTCGCAAAGACCGAGTAG